From Sphingopyxis sp. USTB-05, the proteins below share one genomic window:
- a CDS encoding lytic transglycosylase domain-containing protein produces MRSSARSARSARSARFRAMRLAAAALLALAALPAVPAAAREQPVAAPAVHPYAAHVSEASHRFAIPEAWIWRVMHVESRGRSRAVSHAGAMGLMQIMPGTWAMLTARFGLGSDPFDTRANIHAGAAYLRMMWDRYGDVSLMLAAYNAGPGRADAYAAGRRRLPAETAAYVAAIAPAIGASGIASLAPAPTPTAPSWRSASLFAERPGDDAAALPGAAPLQSARSADAVERAERRAPATLFVPLSGRDQ; encoded by the coding sequence ATGCGGTCTTCGGCTCGCTCGGCTCGCTCGGCGCGCTCGGCGCGCTTCCGCGCCATGCGCCTAGCCGCTGCCGCTTTGCTGGCGCTCGCGGCGCTGCCTGCCGTTCCGGCGGCAGCGCGCGAGCAGCCTGTCGCTGCGCCTGCCGTGCATCCTTATGCGGCCCATGTCAGCGAGGCTTCGCACCGGTTCGCCATACCCGAGGCATGGATATGGCGCGTCATGCATGTCGAAAGCCGGGGCCGATCGCGCGCCGTCTCACATGCGGGGGCGATGGGGTTGATGCAGATCATGCCAGGAACCTGGGCCATGCTGACTGCACGATTCGGGCTGGGATCAGACCCCTTCGACACGCGAGCGAACATCCATGCGGGTGCTGCCTATCTGCGCATGATGTGGGACCGATATGGCGACGTATCGCTCATGCTCGCCGCCTATAATGCGGGACCGGGCCGCGCCGACGCCTATGCGGCGGGTCGCCGCCGACTTCCCGCAGAGACTGCCGCCTATGTTGCCGCGATTGCACCGGCGATCGGCGCATCGGGCATCGCTTCGCTCGCCCCCGCGCCGACACCGACGGCACCGTCCTGGCGCAGCGCTTCGCTGTTCGCCGAACGCCCCGGCGACGATGCGGCCGCGCTGCCCGGTGCAGCTCCGCTGCAATCCGCGCGCAGCGCCGATGCAGTGGAACGTGCGGAACGTCGTGCGCCTGCGACGCTCTTCGTTCCGCTTTCCGGCCGCGACCAATGA
- a CDS encoding relaxase/mobilization nuclease domain-containing protein: MRRVTVMARIVRHRGAGFRAAPLGRHIAYLERDGVTRDGRDASMFDAAGDEADRGFFAERCGGDRHHFRFIVSPEDAAELGDLRGYTRDLMSQLEVDLETRLDWVAVDHWNTDNPHIHVLVRGVAADGTDLVVDRGYMAEGVRGRASEIATLELGPRSELQVDAALRREVEAERWTSLDAELARRSRENAIVDLRPVAGPEAGANRHLLGRVAKLEALGLASRVGPAQYLVDPVAEERLRAIGERGDIIKTMHREMAARGIAFDPSALAIGEQGDGSVIGRLVARGLDDELAGSAFAIVDGIDGRTHHIRFPDLEWTGDAKPGAIVELRHWDGRDSARHISLTVRSDLPLGEQVEARGATWLDRQLAGPDRSMRSQGFGGEVRDAMKARTAFLEREELLPRGMERPSSTERIETLRRNEMDAAVDAIAARTGLEHRPSAPGEHVSGIYRERVQLASGRFAMIDDGMGFQLVPWRPALEPHLGKHISGTATATHGIDWSLGRGRGIGI, from the coding sequence ATGCGCCGTGTAACTGTGATGGCGAGGATCGTCCGGCATCGCGGCGCAGGGTTTCGTGCCGCCCCGCTCGGACGTCACATAGCCTATCTCGAACGCGACGGCGTGACCCGCGACGGACGCGACGCCTCTATGTTCGACGCCGCCGGCGATGAGGCCGATCGCGGATTCTTCGCCGAGCGCTGCGGCGGCGATCGTCACCACTTCCGTTTCATCGTCAGTCCCGAGGACGCGGCCGAACTTGGCGACCTGCGCGGCTACACGCGCGACCTGATGAGCCAGCTCGAGGTCGATCTCGAGACGCGCCTCGACTGGGTCGCGGTCGATCATTGGAATACCGACAATCCGCACATCCATGTCCTGGTGCGCGGGGTCGCGGCCGATGGCACTGATCTCGTCGTCGACCGGGGCTATATGGCAGAGGGTGTGCGCGGCCGCGCGTCCGAGATCGCGACCCTGGAGCTTGGCCCCAGGAGCGAGCTTCAGGTCGATGCCGCGCTACGCCGCGAAGTCGAGGCCGAGCGCTGGACCAGCCTCGATGCCGAGCTTGCGCGGCGATCGCGCGAGAATGCAATCGTCGACCTTCGCCCGGTCGCGGGACCCGAGGCGGGAGCCAACCGGCATCTGCTGGGGCGCGTCGCGAAGCTCGAGGCGCTGGGGCTCGCCTCGCGCGTCGGACCGGCCCAATATCTTGTCGATCCGGTGGCCGAGGAGAGACTTCGCGCGATCGGGGAACGCGGCGACATCATCAAGACCATGCACCGCGAGATGGCCGCGCGCGGGATTGCATTCGATCCTTCGGCCCTGGCGATCGGCGAGCAGGGCGACGGTTCTGTGATCGGCCGTCTGGTGGCGCGGGGCCTCGACGACGAACTCGCGGGTTCTGCCTTTGCGATCGTCGACGGGATCGATGGCCGAACCCACCATATCCGCTTTCCCGATCTTGAATGGACCGGTGACGCAAAGCCCGGCGCGATTGTCGAGCTGAGGCACTGGGACGGACGTGATAGTGCCCGCCATATCTCGCTCACGGTTCGCTCGGATCTGCCGCTCGGCGAACAGGTCGAGGCGCGCGGCGCGACATGGCTCGACCGGCAGCTCGCCGGGCCCGACCGGTCGATGCGCTCCCAAGGCTTCGGCGGCGAGGTCCGAGATGCGATGAAGGCGCGCACCGCCTTTCTCGAGCGCGAGGAATTGTTGCCGCGCGGCATGGAGCGCCCATCCTCCACGGAACGGATCGAGACACTCCGCCGCAATGAGATGGACGCGGCGGTGGACGCGATTGCGGCGCGAACCGGGCTCGAGCATCGGCCGTCGGCGCCGGGCGAGCATGTGAGCGGCATCTATCGCGAGCGCGTGCAGCTCGCCTCGGGGCGCTTCGCGATGATCGACGACGGGATGGGTTTCCAGCTCGTGCCCTGGCGACCCGCGCTCGAGCCGCATCTCGGCAAGCATATCAGCGGAACCGCGACGGCGACCCACGGCATCGACTGGTCGCTCGGCCGCGGCCGCGGGATCGGCATCTGA
- a CDS encoding CopG family transcriptional regulator yields the protein MSRAHIKQTFRLDAGLVRRLEDRARQRGTTKTEVVEAALSALLLPQDQDRAEALLIRRLDRLVRLLERLAWHTDLTNETLAVFVRHWLTSTTPLPANALAAAQATGKRRWEGFVDALAKRMDGGAKFAAELSRNEDQSDPARK from the coding sequence GTGAGTCGCGCCCATATCAAACAGACGTTTCGCCTCGACGCTGGCCTCGTGCGACGTTTGGAAGATCGGGCCCGGCAACGCGGCACTACCAAGACTGAGGTCGTCGAGGCGGCGCTCAGCGCCTTGTTGCTGCCCCAAGATCAGGATCGGGCCGAAGCTCTCCTGATCCGGCGCCTCGACCGCTTGGTTCGCCTCCTCGAACGGCTCGCATGGCATACCGACCTTACCAACGAGACGCTGGCGGTCTTCGTGCGGCACTGGCTGACCAGCACGACACCGCTTCCTGCCAACGCTCTCGCTGCGGCGCAGGCGACCGGCAAGCGGCGGTGGGAGGGATTTGTCGATGCACTCGCAAAGCGGATGGATGGCGGCGCGAAGTTCGCGGCCGAACTGAGCCGCAACGAAGATCAATCTGATCCGGCGAGGAAATAG
- a CDS encoding VirB3 family type IV secretion system protein, translated as MEEVPGFFAPVHRALAEPILLGGAPRSLAIVNGTLAGAIGLGLRLWIAGIAIWAIGHALSVWAARRDPLFVDVARRHLKYPVWMRP; from the coding sequence ATGGAGGAGGTTCCGGGCTTCTTCGCCCCGGTTCACCGGGCGCTCGCCGAGCCGATCTTGCTCGGCGGCGCGCCGCGGTCGCTCGCGATCGTCAACGGCACGCTTGCCGGGGCGATCGGACTCGGACTTCGCCTTTGGATCGCCGGCATCGCGATCTGGGCGATCGGCCATGCGCTCTCGGTCTGGGCGGCGCGCCGCGATCCCCTCTTCGTCGACGTCGCAAGGCGTCACCTCAAATATCCTGTCTGGATGCGGCCATGA
- a CDS encoding DUF736 domain-containing protein, with protein sequence MMIGSFQTAGDGYAGSIRTLLLDVMIAIVPAAPSDAENAPGWRVLLVEADDGVEIGAGWDRSGERAGSYIALQIDDPALPAPLRANLIRSTRSEDEYHLLWSRPAPQAKG encoded by the coding sequence ATGATGATCGGAAGCTTTCAGACTGCGGGCGATGGCTATGCAGGATCGATCCGGACCCTCCTTCTCGATGTAATGATCGCGATCGTTCCGGCGGCGCCGTCCGACGCGGAAAACGCGCCGGGCTGGCGGGTGCTGCTTGTCGAGGCCGACGATGGCGTCGAGATCGGAGCCGGCTGGGACCGCAGCGGCGAACGCGCCGGTTCGTATATCGCGCTGCAGATCGACGACCCGGCCTTGCCGGCGCCGCTGCGCGCCAACCTCATTCGCTCGACGCGAAGCGAGGATGAATATCATCTGCTCTGGTCGCGCCCGGCACCGCAGGCGAAGGGTTGA
- a CDS encoding conjugal transfer protein TraG, with amino-acid sequence MNDRILWGQITVIFLIVLGAVWTATQWTAWELGYQAALGDPWFRISGYPVYPPPAFFWWWFAFDAYAPPVFYRGAAIAASGGFLSIVVAIFMSIWRARERRRAETYGSARWASEREVRAAGMLGEDGVIIGRLGKRYLRHDGAEHLLCFAPTRSGKGVGLVIPTLLTWPGSCIVHDIKGENWELTAGFRAKHGRVLLFDPTNKASAAYNPLFEVRRGEWEVRDVQNVADVLVDPEGSLEKRNHWEKTSHALLVGAILHVLYAEEDKTLAGVAAFLSDPRRPIETTLRRMKTTKHLGASAHPVVAAAAQELLNKSENERSGVLSTAMSFLGLYRDPVIAAVTGSSEWRIADLMEDDVPVSLYLVVPPGDISRTKPLIRLILNQIGRRLTEELNPAARPRRLLLMLDEFPALGRLDFFESALAFMAGYGIKAFLIAQSLNQIEKAYGQNNAILDNCHVRVSFATNDERTAKRISDALGTATEQRAMKNYAGHRLSPWLGHLMISRTETARALLTPGEVMQLQPDDEIVMVAGLPPIRARKARYFLDARFRARIVAPPHRKAGPMKPNDWARREEAAPAPVRLALPAPDAKEQNESESDTANSGIRQEPELPAHEDVAPPSRPVQGEFDYADDDAQGDAARARAAADRRLSRAARNASLDPGDGIDL; translated from the coding sequence ATGAACGACCGCATCCTATGGGGACAAATCACCGTCATCTTCCTGATCGTCCTTGGTGCGGTGTGGACCGCGACGCAGTGGACGGCATGGGAGCTTGGCTATCAGGCGGCGCTCGGCGATCCCTGGTTCCGGATTTCGGGCTATCCCGTTTACCCGCCGCCCGCTTTCTTCTGGTGGTGGTTCGCCTTCGATGCCTATGCGCCGCCGGTCTTCTATCGCGGCGCGGCGATCGCGGCGTCCGGCGGCTTCCTGTCGATCGTCGTCGCGATCTTCATGTCGATCTGGCGCGCCCGCGAGCGGCGGCGCGCCGAGACCTATGGCTCGGCGCGCTGGGCAAGCGAACGCGAGGTTCGCGCCGCCGGCATGCTCGGCGAGGACGGGGTGATCATCGGGCGGCTCGGGAAACGCTATCTGCGGCATGATGGCGCCGAGCATCTCCTCTGCTTCGCTCCGACGCGGTCGGGGAAGGGCGTCGGCCTCGTCATCCCGACGCTGCTGACCTGGCCCGGCAGCTGCATCGTCCACGACATCAAGGGAGAGAATTGGGAGCTCACCGCGGGCTTCCGCGCGAAGCACGGCCGCGTGCTGCTCTTCGATCCGACCAACAAGGCGTCGGCCGCCTATAATCCGCTCTTCGAGGTGCGGCGGGGCGAATGGGAGGTGCGCGACGTGCAGAATGTCGCCGACGTGCTCGTCGACCCCGAGGGCAGCCTCGAGAAACGCAATCATTGGGAGAAGACGAGCCACGCGCTTCTCGTCGGCGCGATCCTCCATGTCCTTTATGCCGAGGAGGACAAGACGCTCGCGGGAGTTGCCGCTTTCCTGTCGGACCCGCGCCGTCCGATCGAGACGACGCTGCGACGCATGAAGACGACGAAGCACCTCGGCGCATCGGCTCACCCGGTGGTGGCGGCTGCAGCGCAGGAGCTCCTCAACAAGAGCGAGAATGAGCGTTCAGGCGTGCTCTCGACCGCCATGTCCTTTCTCGGCCTCTACCGCGATCCGGTCATCGCCGCCGTCACCGGATCGTCCGAATGGCGGATCGCCGACCTTATGGAAGACGATGTCCCGGTGTCGCTCTATCTCGTCGTACCGCCGGGAGACATCAGCCGGACCAAGCCGCTGATCCGCCTGATCCTCAACCAGATCGGGCGGCGCCTCACCGAGGAGCTCAATCCGGCGGCGCGGCCGCGCCGGCTGTTGCTGATGCTCGACGAATTCCCGGCGCTTGGACGGCTCGACTTCTTCGAAAGCGCGCTGGCCTTCATGGCGGGGTACGGGATCAAGGCCTTTCTGATCGCCCAGTCGCTCAACCAGATCGAGAAGGCCTATGGCCAGAACAACGCGATCCTCGACAATTGCCATGTCCGCGTCAGTTTCGCGACGAACGACGAGCGAACCGCCAAGCGCATATCGGACGCACTCGGAACCGCGACCGAACAGCGGGCGATGAAGAATTATGCGGGCCACCGGCTCTCGCCTTGGCTCGGTCACCTGATGATATCGCGTACCGAGACGGCCCGTGCCTTGCTCACGCCTGGCGAGGTGATGCAGCTCCAGCCCGACGACGAGATCGTGATGGTCGCGGGTCTTCCGCCGATCCGGGCGAGGAAGGCGCGCTATTTCCTCGACGCCCGGTTCCGTGCGCGGATTGTTGCGCCGCCACATCGGAAGGCCGGACCGATGAAGCCCAATGATTGGGCGCGGAGGGAGGAAGCTGCACCTGCTCCCGTTCGCCTCGCATTGCCCGCGCCTGATGCAAAGGAGCAAAACGAAAGCGAGAGCGACACTGCGAATAGCGGGATCCGGCAGGAACCCGAGCTTCCGGCACATGAAGATGTCGCGCCGCCAAGCCGTCCGGTGCAGGGCGAGTTCGACTACGCCGACGACGACGCACAAGGCGACGCAGCCCGCGCCCGCGCCGCTGCCGATCGCCGCCTGTCGCGCGCAGCGCGAAATGCCTCGCTCGATCCCGGCGACGGGATCGACCTGTGA
- a CDS encoding JAB domain-containing protein, whose protein sequence is MASLILQARDTAIAAASSDIRGIRIDPFAAEVRQYLILSMGSLADERFRILFLDSSHRLITDEEMQRGTISQISLYPRTIFRRALEVNSAAIILVHNHPSGDPSPSAEDIEVTRRLDQIGRSLGVEVLDHIIVTAAYAHHLINRGPTANREAAAPYTLRSPDSQQTSDGEDLALANARAMMRRRLLRQQLLGAPELFGDPAWEMLVDLFIHECERKPISVTSLCVSPSIPMSSAIRLCQKLCDANLIRRKPDLYDGRRVFIELTPEVSHRLRAYFLAGSD, encoded by the coding sequence GTGGCATCCCTTATCCTTCAAGCCCGCGACACCGCAATCGCGGCGGCGAGTTCCGACATCCGCGGGATTCGCATCGATCCGTTCGCGGCCGAGGTCAGGCAATATCTGATCTTGTCGATGGGCAGCCTTGCCGACGAGCGCTTCCGCATCCTGTTCCTGGATTCTTCGCACCGCCTGATCACCGACGAAGAGATGCAGCGCGGGACGATTTCCCAGATCAGCCTCTACCCGAGAACCATCTTTCGGCGTGCCCTCGAGGTGAACTCTGCCGCCATCATTCTCGTCCACAATCACCCGAGCGGCGATCCCAGCCCAAGCGCGGAAGATATCGAGGTGACGAGGCGCCTCGACCAGATAGGCCGCTCGCTCGGGGTCGAGGTGCTCGACCATATCATCGTGACCGCTGCTTACGCACATCACCTCATCAATCGCGGTCCGACCGCCAATCGGGAGGCGGCGGCGCCATATACGCTTCGAAGCCCTGACAGCCAGCAGACCTCGGACGGCGAGGACCTGGCGCTCGCCAATGCGCGCGCAATGATGCGGAGACGGCTGCTCCGCCAACAACTGCTCGGTGCGCCCGAACTCTTCGGCGATCCCGCGTGGGAGATGTTGGTCGACCTCTTCATCCACGAATGCGAACGCAAGCCCATCTCGGTGACATCGCTATGCGTTTCCCCGAGCATCCCGATGAGCAGCGCCATTCGGCTCTGCCAGAAGCTCTGCGACGCCAACCTCATCCGGCGCAAACCAGATCTCTACGATGGTCGCCGCGTCTTCATCGAACTCACGCCTGAGGTGTCCCACCGCCTTCGCGCCTATTTCCTCGCCGGATCAGATTGA
- a CDS encoding TrbC/VirB2 family protein, with product MTHAFRHGARRAMLCSTALFVALVVSAPAHAGGSSMPWEAPLQSILESIEGPVAKIVAVIIIIVTGLSLAFGDTSGGFRRLVQIVFGLSIAFAASSFFLSFFSFGGGALI from the coding sequence ATGACCCATGCCTTCCGGCATGGCGCCCGTCGCGCCATGCTCTGCTCTACCGCGCTGTTCGTCGCGCTGGTCGTTTCCGCCCCGGCGCATGCCGGCGGTTCGTCGATGCCGTGGGAAGCGCCGCTGCAATCGATCCTCGAGAGCATCGAGGGGCCGGTCGCCAAGATCGTTGCGGTGATCATCATCATCGTGACGGGCCTCAGCCTCGCATTCGGCGACACGTCGGGCGGGTTCCGCCGCCTCGTCCAGATCGTGTTCGGTCTGTCGATCGCATTCGCGGCGTCGAGTTTCTTCCTGTCCTTCTTTTCCTTCGGCGGCGGAGCGCTGATCTGA
- the trbE gene encoding conjugal transfer protein TrbE gives MMNLAEYRSKSACLADFLPWVALVGEGVVLNKDGSLQRTARFRGPDLDSATRAELVAVTSRLNNTLRRLGSGWAVFVEAQRLPASGYPQSEFPDPASALVDMERQEQFREEGAHFESRYFLTLLWMPPAEDASRAEGWLYEGMARSGVDPREHVASFTDRTNRVLHLVEGFMPEAEWLDDGETLTYLHSTVSTKRQRVRVPETPVYLDALLTDQPLVGGLEPRLGDQHLRTLTITGFPSSTWPGLLDELNRLAFAYRWSTRAIMLDKTDATKLLTKIRRQWFAKRKSIAAILKEVMTNEQSVLMDSDASNKAADADIALQELGADHAGIAYVTATVTVWDADPALAAEKLRLVEKVIQGRDFTCTIEGMNAIEAWLGGLPGHVYANVRQPPISTLNLAHIVPLSAVWAGAERDEHFGDAPLLYGKTEGSTPFRLSLHVGDVGHCLVVGPTGAGKSVLLATMAMQFRRYPRAQIFAFDFGGSIRAAALAMGGDWQDLGGALHDGEGGVSLQPLARIDEAAERSWAAEWLAAMLAGEGVEIDPAAKEHLWSALTSLATAPVAERTLTGLAVLLQSIELKQALAPYLVGGPWGRLLDADEEKLGEAMVQVFETEGLVGAASAGAVLSYLFHRIAGRLDGSPTLIIIDEGWLVLDSRAFAAQLREWLKTLRKKNASVIFATQSLADIETSSIAPAIIESCPTRIFLPNERALEPQIARIYERFGLNDRQAEILSRATPKRDYYCQSRRGNRLFDLGLGDIALAFTAASSKTDQTRIGELFAAHGREGFAAAWLSHRKLEWATELLPPAVAPNEESPQ, from the coding sequence ATGATGAACCTTGCCGAATATCGCTCGAAATCCGCCTGCCTTGCCGATTTTCTCCCGTGGGTCGCGCTGGTGGGCGAGGGCGTGGTGCTGAACAAGGACGGATCGCTGCAGCGCACGGCGCGCTTCCGCGGCCCCGATCTCGACAGCGCCACGCGAGCCGAACTGGTCGCGGTGACCTCACGCCTCAACAATACGCTGCGGCGCCTCGGCTCGGGCTGGGCGGTGTTCGTCGAGGCCCAGCGGTTGCCGGCGAGCGGCTATCCGCAGTCGGAGTTTCCCGATCCGGCGTCCGCGCTTGTCGACATGGAGCGGCAGGAGCAGTTCCGGGAGGAAGGGGCGCATTTCGAGAGCCGCTATTTCCTGACTCTTTTGTGGATGCCGCCGGCGGAGGATGCCTCGCGCGCGGAAGGGTGGCTCTATGAAGGGATGGCGCGCTCGGGCGTGGACCCGCGCGAACACGTCGCGAGCTTCACCGACCGGACGAACCGCGTCCTCCATCTCGTCGAAGGCTTCATGCCCGAGGCCGAATGGCTCGATGACGGCGAGACGCTGACCTACCTCCATTCGACCGTCTCGACCAAGCGGCAGCGCGTCCGCGTGCCTGAAACGCCGGTCTATCTCGATGCGCTGCTCACCGATCAGCCGCTCGTCGGCGGGCTTGAGCCGCGGCTTGGCGACCAGCATCTGCGGACGCTGACGATCACGGGATTTCCGTCGTCGACCTGGCCGGGGCTGCTCGACGAACTCAACCGGCTCGCCTTCGCCTACCGCTGGTCGACCCGCGCGATCATGCTCGACAAGACCGATGCCACCAAGCTGCTGACCAAGATCCGGCGGCAATGGTTCGCCAAGCGTAAGTCGATCGCGGCGATCCTGAAAGAGGTCATGACCAATGAGCAGTCGGTGCTCATGGACAGCGACGCCTCGAACAAGGCGGCCGATGCCGACATCGCGCTGCAGGAGCTGGGTGCCGATCACGCGGGCATCGCCTATGTGACCGCCACGGTCACCGTGTGGGACGCCGATCCGGCGCTCGCGGCCGAGAAGCTACGGCTCGTCGAGAAGGTCATCCAGGGCCGCGACTTCACCTGCACGATCGAGGGCATGAACGCGATCGAGGCCTGGCTTGGGGGGCTTCCGGGGCACGTCTATGCCAATGTCCGCCAGCCTCCCATTTCGACGCTCAATCTCGCCCACATAGTCCCCCTCTCTGCCGTGTGGGCGGGAGCGGAACGGGACGAACATTTCGGTGATGCCCCCTTGCTGTACGGCAAGACCGAAGGTTCGACCCCGTTCCGTCTTTCCCTTCATGTCGGCGATGTTGGGCACTGCCTCGTCGTCGGACCGACCGGCGCCGGCAAATCGGTGCTGCTCGCAACCATGGCGATGCAGTTCCGTCGCTATCCGCGGGCGCAAATATTCGCCTTCGACTTTGGCGGCTCGATCCGCGCTGCTGCGCTCGCCATGGGCGGCGACTGGCAGGATCTCGGCGGCGCCTTGCACGATGGCGAGGGCGGCGTTTCGTTGCAACCACTTGCGCGGATCGACGAGGCGGCTGAACGCAGCTGGGCGGCCGAATGGCTCGCCGCGATGCTCGCGGGTGAAGGCGTCGAGATCGATCCGGCGGCAAAGGAGCATCTCTGGTCGGCGCTCACCTCGCTCGCGACTGCGCCGGTGGCCGAGCGCACGCTGACGGGTCTTGCGGTGCTGCTTCAGTCGATCGAACTCAAGCAGGCACTCGCGCCCTATCTGGTCGGCGGTCCCTGGGGCCGGCTGCTCGACGCCGACGAGGAGAAGCTCGGCGAGGCGATGGTGCAGGTGTTCGAGACCGAGGGTCTCGTCGGCGCAGCCTCGGCTGGCGCGGTACTGTCCTATCTCTTCCACCGCATCGCCGGCCGGCTCGACGGATCGCCGACGCTGATCATCATCGACGAAGGCTGGCTCGTTCTCGACAGCCGAGCCTTTGCCGCGCAGCTGCGCGAATGGCTCAAGACGCTGCGCAAGAAGAACGCCAGCGTCATCTTCGCGACGCAGAGCCTTGCCGATATCGAGACTTCGAGCATCGCGCCGGCGATCATCGAAAGCTGTCCCACGCGTATCTTCCTGCCGAACGAGCGCGCGCTCGAACCGCAGATAGCGCGTATCTACGAGCGATTCGGGCTCAACGACCGGCAGGCCGAGATATTGAGCCGAGCGACGCCCAAGCGCGACTATTATTGCCAGTCGCGCCGCGGCAACCGCCTCTTTGACCTCGGGCTCGGCGACATCGCGCTCGCCTTCACGGCCGCCTCCTCGAAAACCGACCAGACCCGCATCGGCGAGCTTTTCGCCGCGCACGGCCGCGAGGGCTTCGCGGCTGCGTGGCTCTCCCACCGCAAGCTCGAATGGGCGACCGAGCTGCTGCCCCCCGCAGTCGCCCCCAATGAGGAGTCCCCCCAATGA
- a CDS encoding helix-turn-helix transcriptional regulator → MNDSGSHPIDDEARWNRLTEKQRACLDLLIEHKTSKEIARLLDISKHTVDQRLNLARDTLGAQDRNESAFIYRQMKEKYDRVTYDAVEVPATPALVRSEFPDGGSPNLMELHDSSALQGGSSGIRPPFRGLFKRDHNSANRLWIYLAGLAAAVWIVLGGLGVAQALNQLIQN, encoded by the coding sequence ATGAATGATTCGGGGTCGCACCCAATTGACGACGAAGCTCGATGGAACCGCCTGACAGAGAAGCAGCGCGCGTGCCTTGACCTGCTCATCGAGCACAAGACCTCGAAAGAGATCGCGCGGCTTCTCGATATTTCGAAGCACACCGTCGATCAGCGGTTGAATCTGGCGCGCGACACACTTGGCGCGCAGGACCGGAACGAGTCCGCCTTCATCTACCGTCAGATGAAGGAGAAATACGACCGAGTGACATACGACGCGGTGGAGGTTCCGGCGACGCCGGCATTGGTGCGATCCGAGTTTCCGGACGGCGGCTCGCCCAACCTCATGGAACTGCACGACAGTTCGGCGTTGCAGGGCGGGTCATCGGGAATTCGCCCGCCGTTCAGAGGTCTTTTCAAGCGCGATCATAATTCGGCAAACCGGCTTTGGATCTATCTCGCCGGACTTGCCGCTGCGGTCTGGATTGTCCTGGGTGGTCTCGGCGTTGCCCAAGCGCTGAACCAGCTGATCCAGAACTGA
- the trbB gene encoding P-type conjugative transfer ATPase TrbB: MLRTALGGAIAEWLADPSVIEIMLNPDGRLWVDRLGIGIADSGILLAAADGERIIRLVAHHVGAAVHAGSPRVSAELPETGERFEGLLPPVVAAPTFAIRKPAVAVFTLHDYATAGIMSDLSAEILRCAVSERKNILVAGGTGTGKTTLTNALLAEVAKTSDRIVLIEDTRELQCAAPNLVAMRTKDGVATLADLVRSSLRLRPDRIPIGEVRGAEALELLKAWGTGHPGGIGTIHAGTALGSLRRMEQLIQEAVVTVPRALLAETIDLVAVLVRDGTGRRLSELARVDGLDPVTGQFCITPLIPEGEI, translated from the coding sequence ATGCTCCGGACCGCGCTTGGCGGCGCCATCGCCGAATGGCTTGCCGACCCCTCGGTCATCGAGATCATGCTCAACCCCGATGGCCGTCTTTGGGTCGACCGGTTGGGCATCGGCATCGCCGACAGCGGAATCCTTCTTGCCGCCGCCGATGGCGAACGCATCATTCGCCTCGTCGCGCACCATGTTGGCGCCGCGGTCCACGCTGGCTCGCCGCGCGTCTCTGCCGAACTCCCGGAGACCGGCGAGCGCTTCGAAGGGCTGTTGCCGCCGGTGGTGGCAGCGCCGACCTTCGCCATCCGGAAGCCCGCCGTCGCGGTGTTCACCCTTCACGATTATGCCACCGCCGGTATCATGTCGGACCTCTCGGCCGAGATCCTCCGCTGCGCAGTGTCCGAGCGGAAAAATATTCTGGTGGCCGGCGGTACCGGTACCGGAAAAACTACGCTTACCAACGCATTGCTCGCGGAAGTTGCGAAGACGTCGGATCGTATCGTTCTGATCGAAGATACGCGCGAGCTTCAATGCGCCGCGCCCAATCTCGTCGCCATGCGAACGAAGGACGGCGTGGCGACGCTCGCGGACCTCGTGCGCTCTTCGCTCCGTCTACGGCCTGATCGCATCCCGATCGGCGAAGTCCGGGGAGCGGAGGCGCTTGAGCTTCTGAAGGCGTGGGGCACCGGTCACCCCGGCGGTATCGGCACGATCCATGCGGGGACCGCACTCGGCTCGCTGCGCCGGATGGAGCAACTCATTCAGGAGGCCGTGGTGACGGTCCCGCGCGCGCTGCTCGCCGAGACGATCGACCTTGTCGCCGTGCTGGTACGCGACGGCACCGGGCGCCGCCTTTCCGAACTTGCCCGTGTCGATGGCCTCGACCCTGTGACCGGCCAGTTCTGCATCACCCCGCTCATCCCCGAAGGAGAAATATGA